Sequence from the Mesorhizobium sp. PAMC28654 genome:
GCGCTCGAACGAGTATCCCACCAAGCCTCTGCGGCAACCCTATGGGCCGACGCTGTTTGCCGAAACCGCCCGCAACATGGGCTACAAGCCATTTCCGGTGCCTTCGGCGCTAGTTTCGGAGCCCTATACCAACTCTCTGGGCGTCACGATGGGCCCCTGTACCTTCTGCGGCTTCTGCACCAATTATGGCTGCGCCAATTATTCAAAGGCCAGCGCGATCACGACCATCCTGCCCGTGCTTGTGCGCAAGTCCAACTTCACCGCGCGCACGAATTCCGAAGTCCTGCGGATAACCAAGGACGCCAGCGGGAAACGCGCGACCGGCGTCGTATTCGTCGACACGTCGGGTCAGGAGTGGGAGCAGCCCGCCGAGCTTGTCGTGGTCACGGCATTCACCTTCGAGAACGTGCGCCTCATGCTTCTGTCGGGCATCGGCACGCCCTACGACCCGCAAACCAATACCGGGACGACGGGGCGCAACTATGCCTACCAGACCGCCAATGGCGTCCAGCTTTTCTTCGACGACAAGAACTTCAATCCGTTCATCGGCGGCGGCGCGGTCGGCATGGGCATCGATGAGTTCAACAATGACAATTTCGACCATTCGGGCCTCGGCTTCTTCGGTGGCGGCAGCATACGCGTGACGCCGATCGGCGCGGCGCCGATCAACAACCGCCCGGTGCCGCCGGGCACGCCGAGCTGGGGGACCGAATGGAAGCGGCAGACGGTCAAGAGCTATCTGAGCAACATGTCCATCGGCTGCGAGGCATCCAGCTACACCACGCGCAACAACTATCTTTCGCTGGACCCGACATACAATGATCACCTCGGGCGGCCGCTGTTGCGATTGACGTTCGACTTCCCGGAAAACGATTTGAAGATGGCGCAGTATTGCACCGACAAGGTCTGTGAAATCGCGGAGGCCATGGGCCCACGCCAGATCGTCAAGAGCCCCAGCAAAGGCCACTGGAACACGGTTCCCTATCAATCGTCCCACGTGGTCGGAGGCTTCGTCATGGGAGCGGATCCGAAAACAAGTTCAGTCAACAAGTATCTTCAAAGCTGGGACGTTCCCAATGTCTTCGTCGTCGGCGCGTCCGCCTTTCCGCAAAATCCTGGCTACAACCCGACAGGCACCGTCGGCGCGCTTTCATTCAAGGCCGCGAACGCCATCCGTACCCTATATCTGAAATCGCCGGGCGCACTGGTGCGGGCATGAAGGCACTTGTTGCACTGCTTGCAAGCGCGGCCGGCCTTGTCGTTTCGGTAGCTCATGCGCAATCCGGCGATGCTTCCTTCGAGCATGTCGAACGCGGCCGGTATCTTGCGGTTCTCGGCGATTGCGCGGCATGCCACACAACGTCGACAGGCAAGCCGTTCGCGGGCGGCGTCGTCCTGAAAACCCCTTTCGGCGATCTTGTCGGCGCCAACATCACGCCTGATCCCGATACCGGCATCGGCAAATGGACGCTGGACGATTTCCAGGGCGCGATGTCGCAGGGCATCGGTCGAGGCGGATACCATCTCTATGGGGCCATGCCTTTCACCGCCTACACGAAGGTTACCAAGGAAGACAACGCCGCGCTTTGGGCCTATCTGCGGACGATCGAGCCCGTCAACAATCCTGTCGAGCCCAATCAGCTCCCCTTCCCTTTCAACATCCGCATGAGCCTTGTCGGCTGGAATTTTCTCAACTTCACCAAAGGCGAGTTCCAGCCGGATGCCGCGAAATCGGCGGAGTGGAACCGAGGCGCCTATATCGTTCAGGGCCTTGGCCACTGCGGCAGCTGCCATACGCCCAAGAGCCTGACAGGTGGCGACAAGAGCGGCCAGTTTCTGCAGGGCGGGACATTGGACAACTGGTACGCGCCCGACATCACCGCCGACGCCCACAAGGGTATCGGTTCATGGTCGTCCGACGACATCGTGCAGTATCTGAAAACGGGGGCGAATCGTTTCGATATCGCGTCGGGACCAATGGCTGAAATGGTCGAGAAGTCATCGCAGCATTGGACAGACCCGGACCTCAAGGCTGTCGCGACATATCTGCTTTCGGTTGGCGGGGACGGCGCAAGTGCACCAGCCCCTCTCGCCGCCGACGACAAGGGCATGGCTGCTGGAAAAGCCATCTACGCCGATCGCTGTTCCGCCTGCCACATCGGCTCCGGTGAAGGCGTTCCAAAGCTATTTCCAAAACTCGCCGGCGCGCCGCTCGTCAACAATGGCGATGCAACGACATTGATCCGGGTCGTGCTTGAAGGCGGCGTGGCAGGGGCGACCAACGCCGTGCCGACCGCGCCGACAATGCCGTCCTACGCCTGGAACCTGAGCGACGAGGATGTGGCCAACGTTCTCACCTATGTGCGCAACAGCTGGGGTAATTCCGCGCCGCGGGTAAGCCCGACCGATGTCGCGACCTTGCGAAAGCAGTTGCGGCAATGATCGCGCTCACGGCGTCACGCTTGAACGGATCGTAGTGAATCGAGCGCTTATTCGCCTGGGAGGAAACGAGGCAAATCTCCAAACCGCGCTTCCCAGCATGCGAAATGGGTACGTTCGCAGTTTTGAGAGTTGGCGATCCCGACAGGATTCGAACCTGTGACCATCGGCTTAGAAGGCCGGTGCTCTATCCATCTGAGCTACGGGACCGCTGGCCGACCCGAGGGCCGGCGGATTCTCTTATCCTGACGCCGATCGGGTCTCCCGATCAGTGCGTCCAAGGTATCCTGCGGTCATAGCGGAAATTCTCCGCATAGGAAATCTGGCGGCGTTTGGTTTCCTTCGGCTCCTCGACGCGGAAGGCGAGCCCTTCCTTTTCGGCATAAGCCACCGCTTCTTCCCTGGTGTCGAAGGAGAGGCGAATCTGGCTTCTCATGTCGCCGGAGGTCGTATAGCCCATCAACGGATCGATCTTCTTGCGCATCTCGGGATCGAATTCCAGCATCCAATGGCCGGTCTTGGCCTTACCGGACTGCATCGCGGTCTTGGCTGGGCTGAAAATGCGCGCGGACATGGCCACCTCATTGCTACGTGCTGGCGACACCGCCGCCACAGAATCACCGGGCCGCCCCATGGACGCTCCGGCACTTTTCGATCGACAACGACCCTGAAATCCGATTCCGGTTTTCCAAGCCCCGTCCATGCCCGTCCTTACTGCGCAATGCAGCTCGCGGCAAGGCCGATGGTTTTTTACACTTGCCATGCAACGCCGAAATGAATAGGCAACAAACCGTTCGGAGTGTAGCGCAGCCTGGTAGCGCATCTGGTTTGGGACCAGAGGGTCGGGAGTTCGAATCTCTCCACTCCGACCATCCTTTCCTTTCCCCTGAGACAATCGTTGCCGAGGCGCCTGGTCCGCCTGCGAATTGGCATGCGCCTTACCCACCCCTTGCTGTCGATCAATTTTTGGTGCCAGTCTACGAAACGTAGATGCCCGAGATGGCACATTGCGGACGGCAGGGATTTTCAGAAATGGCAGCGAACGACCGGCCGGTGATCACCAGAAAAGGCCAGGAGAGCAACAAGACGAGCCAATCCGGCGGCATGGCGCTGGTGACCGGCGTTGGGCCGCAACATACTTCGGCGACGAAGCTGTGGTTCGGCAAGGCCAGCAACGCGCCGGGTTTCCGTTCGCTGCCGCATCACCATGGCGAGGCCGAAACCGGCGCTTATCTGCTGTCGGGCAATGCCCGCATATATTTTGGCAAGGACTATCAGGAGTTTGTCGAGCTCTCGGCTGGCGACTTCATGTTCGTGCCGCCGTTCCTGCCGCATCTCGAGGCCAATATGAGCACGACGGAAGAGTTGTGGTGGCTTGCGTGCCGTACCCCGGAAAACATCGTGATCAACTTGCCAGACGTCGACGATGCCCAACTCGCTGGCTATCGCCGCCGCTGAACGCTGTTGGATTGACTACCAACCTATCCGAAAGCGCATCGGTGCGCGATGCATCGGATCCGATGGCGAGCTCGCCGGGAGAGAACCCCGATCGCCCCAACCCCGGCGAGCCTACACCTGATTTGGAACGCAACCAGGACCGGAGGTTAAGCCGGCAAGCTGTTGGAGCAAGATAAATGCCAGCTTTGTTTTCCCATAATGGGACAGGGGCCCGAGATCTTTTGTGGCACACTACATGTCGAACTCGCCCTGCCCTTCGTCCATGGCGCTGATGGTTTCAGAAGCCAGCGCACGCGTGATCGGCGTCTTGCGCTCGAGTGCCGTACGATCCAGCCGCTCGACGACCCGCATCGCGGTCGCCAGCGAGCGCTCGATGCGCCGCACCAGATACTGAACGACGTGCGGCTCTACCTCGACCTGGCGGTCGGCGAACAGCTTTGTGATGACGCCGGCAAGCAACAAATCGTCGGGCTCGTGGATCTCGACGGTCGCCGCGGCCTTCAGCCGCGAGGCGAGATCCGGCAATCTGACGCCCCAGGCGGAAGGAAAGCGCCGTGCCGTCAACAACAGATGCGAGCCCGCGCCGCGCACGGCATTGATCAGGTGGAACAGCCCGTGCTCGTCGACAGGACCTGCATCGACATCATCGATCAAAACCGGGCGCGCGCCGAGATTCGCGATGCAGTCGCCGACGCGCCTTGCGTCAACCTTCAAGGCACCGGCACGGGCCTGCCAGATCGATGCCAGATGCGTCTTGCCGGAGCCGGCAGGGCCCGCCAGGACAACGACAGCCGATGGCCAGTCCGGCCAGCGGTCGACCAGCGCCGCCGCCTGCTCGTTCGTGGCTGACACCACGAGTTCGTCGCGCGAATAGCCGGTGCCGTGCCCTAGATCGAGCGGCAGCTGGCGCGGTTGTTCGGTTTGATCTGCCATCGGGCTCAGCGCGGTTGCGCGCCCTTGCCGCGGCGTGTCCGCAATGGCGGCGGCGGCTCGGTCCCTCGGCCCTTGTAAAGGGGCGATTCGAGATAGCGCGCTATGGCGAAGCGCACGAGCACGGCGACCGCCGCCGACGCCGGGACGGCGATCAGCAGGCCGACGAACCCAAACAGTGCGCCAAAGGCGAACAGCGAAAACATCAGCCACACCGGATGCAGGCCGACGCTCTTGCCCACCAGCCTTGGCTGCAGGATGTTGCCCTCGATGAACTGGCCGACGAAAAACACACAGGCCACGGCGACCACCATGGTCCAGTCAGGCCAGAATTGGACGAAGGCGACACCGACAGCGAGCACCAGCCCGGTCAGCGATCCGACATAGGGAATGAACGAGATCAGGCCCGCGAACAGGCCGATGAGGATGCCGAAGTTCAGCCCGGTCAGGGTCAGGCCGGTGGCATACATGGCACCCAGCACGAGGCAGAGCGTGCCCTGGCCGCGCACAAACCGGCCGTCGCCGAATTGATGTCGGCGGCGATTGCCCGCACCGTCTCGACATTGTCGCGCGGCACCCAACTGTCGACCACAGCGACCATCCGATCCCAATCGAGCAGCATGTAGAAGGCGACCACTGGCGTCACCACGAACAGGCTGACCACCGAGACCAGCGCCACGCCGGAACTCCAGATCGATGTGAACACCGTCGACAGGAGGCCGAAGCCGGAGCTCAATAGCGAGCTCAGTCCGTCACGCAAGCCATTGGCATTGACGCCGAATTTGTCCTCCAGCCATTTCGGGTCGAAGGAGGTCAGCAGCGTCTGCAGGCGCGTCAGATATTCCGGCAGCTTGCTGGCGAATTCGGCCATCTGGGTGGCCAGGACGGGGATGAGAACGACGAAGGCGAGCACCAGGACGACGAGAAAGGTGATGAGGATGACAATCGTCGCCATCAGACGGGAAAGCCCAAGCCGCTCCAACCTGTCGGCAACAGGATCAAGGAAATATGCGAGCACCATGCCTGCCACGAAGGGCAGCAGGATGGCACTGAAAACATAGAGGAAAAGCGCAAGCAGGAACCCGCCAACCAGCCAGAACACGACCTGCCGGTGAATGGCGGATGATGGCGCCGCCCCGGCTGTATCGCCGGCAGCCTCGTCAACTCGTGCCTGGTGTACTGCCTTCGCCATAGCCGCTCATATGCCTCAGCCAAGCCACGAGATAGGCCGCGGCCGAAGCCACGGTCAAGACCCCCGACAGCAATATGAGCACCGGCCTCAATGGGTCGAGGTGAACGGCCAGGGCCAGTTCGCCAAGCACCACCGCGGCCAGAACGATCTGGATGGCGGTATTGGCCTTCGACACGAACAGCGGCTTCATCTCGACCGGATGGCTCATGACGGTCGACAAGAGCACGGCACAGACGATCAGCGCGTCGCGCGAGACCATGGTGACGACCAGCCACAACGGCAGTTCGCCGATGAAGCCCATGACCACGAACACCGAGACCAGGAGCAGTTTGTCGGCCATCGGGTCAAGATAGGCGCCGAGGCGCGAATGCTGGTTGAAGCGGCGGGCGATGAAACCATCGACGCCGTCCGAAATGCCGGCGACGAGGAAACCGGCGAAGGCCCAATCCCAGCGCATGTCCAGCATGGCCAGGACCACGGCCGGCACGAGCACCAGGCGCATGATCGTGATCATGTTGGGGATGGTCAAACGCATATCCCGTCGCTCTTGTTTTGCTGATACATGATGGAGACGATGCATGGCTGCAAGGACCAGCGGCGAAAGCCAGGCTGTCCACGCTTTTATCGGGGGCAAAGGCCGGCCACTTCGCCGTTATCCTTGCGAGGCGCGAGCGTTCATGCGAAGAGCCCCGCAAAGCAGGGAAAGAGTGATGAGCAAGCGCAAGAACGGGCTCACCTACGCCGAAGCGGGCGTCGACATCGATGCCGGCAATCTGATGGTCGAGAAGATCAAGCCGCTGGTGCGCGCGACACGCCGGCCCGGTGCCGATGGCGAGATCGGCGGCTTTGGCGGCCTGTTCGACCTCAAGGCCGCCGGTTTCACCGATCCGGTCCTGGTCGCGGCCAATGACGGTGTCGGCACCAAGCTGAAGATCGCCATCGAGGCCGGCAAGCACGACACGATCGGCATCGATCTCGTCGCCATGTGCGTCAACGACATCGTCGTGCAAGGCGCCGAGCCGCTGTTCTTCCTCGACTATTTCGCCACCGGCAAGCTTGATCCCGACCAGGGGGCATCGATCGTCGGCGGTATCGCCGCGGGATGCCGGCAGGCCGGCTGCGCGTTGATCGGCGGCGAGACGGCGGAAATGCCGGGTATGTATCACGGCAAGGACTACGACCTCGCCGGTTTCGCCGTGGGCGCCGCCGAGCGCGGCCAGTTGCTGCCCACCGACGACATCGTCGAGGGTGACGTGCTGCTCGGCCTCGCCTCCTCCGGCCTGCATTCGAACGGGTTTTCGCTGGTCCGCCGCATCGTCGCCACCAGCGGCCTTGGCTGGAGCGACCCGGCGCCCTTCGCCGACGGGCAGACATTGGCCGAGGCGCTTCTGGAGCCGACGCGCATCTATGTAAAGTCGCTACTCAAGGCGATCCGTGGCACGCACGGCATCAAGGCGTTGGCCCACATCACCGGTGGCGGATTTCCCGAAAACATCCCGCGCGTGCTGCCGAAGGAGTTTTCGGCCGAGCTCGATCTCGACGCCATTGACGTCCCGCCCGTATTCTCGTGGCTGGCGAAGACCGGCGGCGTGGCGCCGGAAGAGATGATGCGCACCTTCAACTGCGGCGTCGGCATGATCCTCGCCGTCGCCTCGGGCCAGGCAGCGCAGGTCGCCGCCGTGCTGCAGGAGGCTGGAGAGACGGTGACGCCGATCGGCCGCATCGTGCCGCGCCGCGACGCCGGCGTCATTTATCGGGGCTCGATCGGCCTATGAACAAGAAACGCACCGTCGTACTGATCTCCGGACGCGGCTCCAACATGACTGCGCTGATCGCAGCCGCCAGCGACCCCGCCTATCCGGCGGAGATTGTCGGCGTCATTTCCGACCGAGCCAATGCAGCGGGCCTTGGCATCGCGGCGGCGCGCGGCATCGCCACCAAGGTGATCACGCGGGCCGACCATGCCAGCAAGGACGCGCATGACGCGGCGATTGACGCGGCGATTGTCACGTTCGGTGCCGAGCTTGTGGCGCTGGCCGGCTATATGCGCATCCTCGGCGGGCGCTTCGTCGAGAAATGGCAGGGGCGGATGGTCAACATCCACCCTGCCCTGCTGCCCGCCTTCAAGGGCCTGGACACCCACGCCCGTGCGCTGCGCGCGGGCATGCGCATTCACGGCTGCACGGTGCATTTCGTCACGCCGGACATGGATGATGGGCCGATCATCGCCCAGGCGGCCGTGCCAGTCATGATCGGCGATAATGAGGACACGCTGGCAGCGCGCGTGCTCAAGGCCGAGCACCGGCTCTATCCGCTGGCGCTCGGACTGGTCGCGGAAGGCAAGGCGCGGATGGAAGGCGGCCACACAGTGTTTGCTCATTTCGCCGACGATGCCGACAATGGCACGTCGGTAGTCATGGCGCCCGATCCGCTGCGCGAGGAAGCCGATCTGGAACATCTGGCGCGCATCACGCCCTGAGCACGGAGACCGGTATGGCGACAACGAGGCAATTGCTGCTCTTGCGTCATGCCAAGTCGAGTTGGGATGATCCCGACCTGACCGATTTTGACCGGCCGCTTTCGGGGCGTGGGTTGAAGACGGCTCCCTTGGTCGGACGCGAACTTGCCAGGCGTGGCTGGCTGCCGGACATGGCGTTGATATCGCCGGCTCTGCGCACACGCGACACGTGGAGACTGGTGGCGGCGGAATTTCCGGCGAAGGTGCCGACCGAATTTTTCCGTACGCTCTATGACGCTTCGGCTGGAGATATTCTCGATCTGGTGCGGCAAGTAGACAATTCGGCGCCCACTCTGTTGGTGGTCGGCCACAATCCCGGACTGGAAGAATTGGCGCTCCTGCTTTCCGGTCCCGCTTCGAAAGCCTTGGCACTTCAAAAACTGGCGGAGAAATTCCCGACCGCGGCGCTTGCCCGCCTCGTCATCAATGGCGACTGGGCAACGCTCGTCCCAGGCTCAGCCGAACTGAGGCATTGTCTCAGGCCCAAGGATCTTGGCTAGAAGCCTGGGCGCTGGCGTTACCAACAGGCAAAAAACAAGAGCGGCGGGCCATGCCCGCCGCTCTTTGTGGTCAAGGACGTTTGGAAATCAACGACCCCAGATGCCCCGGCCCGACTCAGCCGGCACGTTGGAATTAGCGTCACCCTGTGCCTGGTTCGGCTGCAGGATGGAGCCGGTATACGAGTTGTCGATATTGGCGGAATGCCTGGTAGTCGACTGGGTGACAGGGAACTGGTTGGTATTGTCCGAGCCATAATGGTCACTACCGGCAAAAGCGGTGCCCGTGGCAACAAGGATAGCGGCGGCGGTGAGTGCGATCTTGGTCATTTTAAGTACTCCTAGTTCGAGATTTGGTTGATTGATCTGGTACGGCGCGATCAGTGGTTACCGAAGAGGTCCCTGTCGCTGCCTTGCGTGACTGGCTTCTGGACGGCCGCGCCATGCTTCTGGATCGAGCCCGTGGACGAATTGTCGATGGACTGCGTCACGGCGGGCTGATTGACGTCGTTCGATCCGTAATGGTCGCTGCCGGCAAAAGCGGTGCCCGTGGCGACGAGGATGGCGGCGGCGGTAAGTGCGATCTTGGTCATTTTCGTTACTCCAGTAGTTCTTAGTCCTGTCCGTCTAGTGGCGTGCCTTGGGAGGAATTCGCGTCGCTCGGACCACACTGAAATGGGTCAACCCTCCTGTTGGTTCCAATCACGAAGATGTTCCGCCACCACCTGAATCCGACGCTTGAAATGTCGCAAAGGGCTCCCACAGCCCAATATTTTTCTATTTATTTCAATAGCTTAACTATTTCCCATTACCGGGCATCCAGGCATTTTCCCAGCCTTCGTTCACCCTATGCTGCACGGTCTGTCAACAGAAACGAACCGTTCGGTTCGATTATTAAACATAAAAGACATTGCAGGCCCTGGAACAGCCTTTCCGTGCCTGTAATCAGCCCAGCGTTTGCGTCGGGACCGGATCAATATTATCCGTTGTCGGTGCACTGATTTCCGGGACGGCGGCCAGGCCACCTGCACGGCGTCCTTCGAAAGAGCAAAGGTCCGCAATGGGCAGCACCCCGAAACAGGGATAGAAAATGCGGCTGCTGCTGGTCGAGGACAATCGTGAACTGGCGGATTGGCTGGGCAAAACCTTGCGACAGGCAAATTACGTCGTCGACATCGTCCATGACGGCGAGGATGTCGAGCATGCCCTGGCCGCCGGTGACCATGCGCTGGTGATCCTGGACCTCGCCTTGCCACGCATGAGCGGCCTCGAAGTGTTGCGGACATTGCGGACGCGCGGCAACCGCGTTCCCGTGATCGTGCTGACCGCCAATGCCAGCCTCGACGGACGGGTCAAGGGCCTCAACGAGGGCGCCGACGATTATCTGGCCAAACCTTTCCAGATCGAGGAACTGGAGGCGCGCATCCGAGCCCAGTTGCGACGCGCCAACGATCGGACGGCGCCTGTCGTTGCCTGCGGCGATCTCGTCTTCGACACCAACACGCGGCTGTTTTCACTGGCTGGCGAAGCGCTGGCATTGACGCCACGCGAACATGCCGTGCTGGAGCAACTGATGGTAAAAGCCGGACGCACGGTGAGCAAGGCGGCACTGTCGGCGGCGATCTACGATTTCGAGACCGACGCCGACCCAAGCGCCATCGAGATCTATGTGCACCGCGTGCGCAAGAAGCTCGAAGGATCGCGGGTCCATATCGTGACGTTGCGTGGCCTGGGCTATCTGTTGCGCCATGAGGATTAACAGTCTCCGCCTCCAGCTTCTGGCCTGGGTGGTGCTGCCCCTGGCCGGGCTTGCCGCCATCAATCTATGGACCAGCCATGGCAGTGCGCTGGCCACCGCCGATCTGGTCACCGACCGGATGCTGCTGGGTTCGGCGCGAGCGATCGCGGAGCAGGTCACCATGACCGATGGCGTGCTCGATGCCACGATACCGCCGGCGGCGATCGAGATGTTCGATACCGGCGATCGCGACAGTGTCTACTACCACGTCAAGACCGCCCAAGGGCGGCTGCTGACCGGCTATCCCAACCTGCCGGAGGCAATGACGCCGCCCAGCACCGAAACAACCTATCGCGACCACCGGCTGCGGCTGCTGAACTTCAGCCAGGCGGTGGTCGGCGCCGGCGAAGACTCGCCGATAACGGTCACCGTTGGCGTTACGCTTGCCGGACATAATGCGATGGTGCGGCGGCTCTGGTTTGGCGCCTTCACACAGCAGCTGGCGCTGGTGGCGATTGCAGGCCTGTTCGTTCTGCTTGGTCTCCACCGGGGCCTGGGGCCGCTGATCAGGCTGCGCGATGCGGTGCGTTCGCCAGACCGCAGCGACCTCGACCCGGTGGAAGTGCCGGGCGCGCAGAGTGAAATCCGCCCGCTGATCGATGCACTCAACGCCTATATGGCGCGCGTGCGGGCGCAGATGGCGTCGCAGCGCCGCTTCATCGCCAATGCCGCGCACCAGTTGCGCACGCCGCTGGCGTTGCTGTCGACGCAGGCGAGCTACGCGCTACGCGAAACAGGTCCCGATGCCCGCCATGAGGCGCTGGTGGCGTTGCAGGCGAGCTCCGGCCGCTTGGCGCGTCTGGCCGAACAACTACTGACCCTGTCGAGGGCCGAGCCAGGCAGCCGACGGCCGCGCGCCGACCGTGTCGACCTGACCGAAGCGGCTCGTCAGGTGCTGGAAACCCATGTGCCGGTAGCCGTCGGCCGCAACATCGATCTCGGCCTTGATGAGGCCGGGCCGGTGCCAGTGGTCGGCGATGGCACCATGTTGCGCGAGATGATCGTGAACCTGGTCGACAATGCGTTGCGCCACACGCCCCCCGGCGGCAGCGTCACCGTGAGGCCGACCGCACTTGGCGACGAGGCCGTGCTGACAGTCTCCGATGATGGGCCAGGAATCCCGGAGGACGAACGAGACCAAGTCTTCGAGCGTTTCTACCGTATCGCCGGTTCGGCCGAGGACGGCAGCGGGCTCGGCCTCGCCATCGTGCGCGAGGTTGTTGAAAATGCCGGCGGCCGCATCACCCTTGGGGATGGCGCGACCGGCGGTCTGGTTGTCGAGGTGCGCCTGCCGCTGGCGGGCAGCT
This genomic interval carries:
- a CDS encoding sensor histidine kinase, which codes for MRINSLRLQLLAWVVLPLAGLAAINLWTSHGSALATADLVTDRMLLGSARAIAEQVTMTDGVLDATIPPAAIEMFDTGDRDSVYYHVKTAQGRLLTGYPNLPEAMTPPSTETTYRDHRLRLLNFSQAVVGAGEDSPITVTVGVTLAGHNAMVRRLWFGAFTQQLALVAIAGLFVLLGLHRGLGPLIRLRDAVRSPDRSDLDPVEVPGAQSEIRPLIDALNAYMARVRAQMASQRRFIANAAHQLRTPLALLSTQASYALRETGPDARHEALVALQASSGRLARLAEQLLTLSRAEPGSRRPRADRVDLTEAARQVLETHVPVAVGRNIDLGLDEAGPVPVVGDGTMLREMIVNLVDNALRHTPPGGSVTVRPTALGDEAVLTVSDDGPGIPEDERDQVFERFYRIAGSAEDGSGLGLAIVREVVENAGGRITLGDGATGGLVVEVRLPLAGS